The following proteins are co-located in the Bacteroidales bacterium genome:
- the araA gene encoding L-arabinose isomerase, with product MESLKKLEVWFVTGSQHLYGEETLKQVQVHADEIARKLNERPEIPVQVIARPVVTTPSAIYQVCMDANHSGQCVGLITWMHTFSPAKMWIAGLQALKKPFVHLHTQYNRDIPWSEIDMDFMNLNQSAHGDREFGFIVSRLRKNRKVITGHWQDPEVHRQLGIWARAACGWAEAQKTKIARFGDNMREVAVTEGDKVEAQMRLGWSVNGFGIGELTARINEVGEQEIDRLVEEYEQSYIMMPELRKGGSKHASLREAARIELGLRAFLKQGDFQGFTDTFEDLHGMVQLPGIAVQRLMNEGYGFGAEGDWKMAAMLHVMSTMASGLPGGNSFMEDYTYHLEPGNMLVLGAHMLEISPSLARKKPSCEIHPLSIGGKDAPVRLVFNAEPGPAINVSMVDMGNRFRLIVNKVEAVVPPHDLPKLPVARVLWKPLPDLKTAATAWIYAGGAHHTCYSQNLTAEHIADFADMAGMEMLTIDEKTDLQAFREQIKWNEMYYMLSGSLR from the coding sequence ATGGAATCATTAAAAAAACTGGAAGTATGGTTTGTTACCGGAAGCCAGCACTTATACGGGGAAGAAACCCTGAAACAGGTACAGGTTCACGCGGATGAGATAGCCCGGAAGCTCAATGAACGGCCGGAAATTCCTGTTCAAGTTATTGCCAGACCGGTTGTTACCACTCCTTCAGCTATCTATCAGGTGTGTATGGATGCCAATCATTCCGGTCAGTGCGTGGGACTGATCACCTGGATGCATACCTTTTCGCCGGCCAAAATGTGGATTGCCGGATTACAGGCGTTGAAAAAACCCTTCGTTCATCTGCATACGCAATACAACAGGGATATACCATGGAGCGAGATCGACATGGATTTTATGAACCTCAACCAGTCGGCCCATGGTGACAGGGAATTTGGATTCATAGTTTCCCGGCTTCGTAAAAACAGGAAAGTGATTACTGGCCACTGGCAGGATCCTGAAGTGCACCGGCAGCTGGGAATTTGGGCGCGGGCTGCCTGTGGTTGGGCCGAAGCTCAGAAAACAAAAATTGCCCGCTTTGGCGATAATATGCGGGAGGTGGCCGTAACCGAAGGCGATAAAGTGGAAGCACAAATGCGCCTTGGTTGGTCAGTAAACGGATTCGGAATCGGGGAACTTACCGCCAGAATTAACGAAGTGGGTGAGCAGGAGATCGATAGACTGGTTGAAGAATATGAACAGTCGTACATTATGATGCCCGAATTGCGAAAGGGGGGAAGCAAACATGCCTCCCTGAGGGAAGCTGCCCGCATCGAGCTTGGTTTAAGGGCTTTCCTTAAACAGGGAGATTTTCAGGGATTTACCGATACCTTTGAAGATCTGCACGGTATGGTTCAGCTACCCGGTATTGCTGTCCAGCGTCTGATGAACGAAGGCTATGGTTTCGGTGCCGAAGGCGACTGGAAAATGGCGGCCATGCTCCATGTTATGAGTACCATGGCTTCTGGCCTTCCGGGAGGAAATTCATTTATGGAGGATTATACCTACCACCTTGAACCGGGGAATATGCTGGTGCTGGGAGCCCACATGCTCGAGATTTCTCCTTCCCTGGCGCGCAAGAAACCTTCCTGCGAAATCCATCCCCTGTCGATTGGAGGGAAAGATGCCCCTGTACGCCTCGTATTTAATGCCGAACCCGGTCCGGCAATTAATGTTTCCATGGTCGATATGGGCAACCGTTTCCGACTGATTGTCAATAAAGTGGAGGCCGTGGTTCCTCCGCATGATCTGCCGAAACTTCCGGTAGCAAGGGTCCTCTGGAAACCTCTGCCTGATCTGAAAACAGCTGCAACGGCATGGATTTATGCTGGAGGAGCTCATCATACCTGCTACAGCCAGAATCTTACTGCTGAGCATATTGCCGACTTTGCCGATATGGCCGGAATGGAAATGCTGACAATTGATGAAAAAACCGATTTGCAGGCATTCCGTGAACAAATTAAATGGAACGAAATGTACTATATGCTGTCCGGCAGTCTGAGGTAA
- a CDS encoding DUF438 domain-containing protein: protein MSEFINNSEQRKKRLKELILRLHGGEEPEIVRNKLIEHLQQVPYNEVVETEQELIAEGLPADEVLKFCDLHTMVLEGHIDTSSQRKISPGHPVDVFIEENKAIRKVTGEARKAIERVRNISDDALHESLMEIQGLFNQLMDVDKHYKRKEYLVFPYLEKKGITGPPKVMWGKHDEIRTLLRGAIESVKACPPDRDELLAVADMMLLPALKAVEDMIGKEEEILFPMALDSLTEAEWYEVHRQTLDIGYCLYDPQVEWIPSVSQAAPDSGQTPGDGLVRLPSGSFAVEELLAILNTLPVDVTFVDRNDKVKYFSQGSHRIFTRNRAILNRDVRLCHPPGSVHIVEKILDDFKSGRENYAPFWIQMKGRFIHIAYYALRDEHNQYIGTLEVSQDLTELRKLEGERRILAYETKK from the coding sequence ATGAGTGAATTTATCAATAACTCTGAACAACGCAAAAAACGGCTGAAAGAACTGATTTTGCGTCTGCACGGGGGCGAAGAACCTGAAATTGTGCGGAATAAACTGATTGAACACCTTCAGCAGGTTCCCTATAATGAGGTGGTAGAAACCGAGCAGGAACTGATTGCGGAAGGTTTACCGGCTGATGAAGTGCTTAAGTTCTGTGACCTGCATACAATGGTGCTGGAGGGTCATATTGATACTTCATCACAGCGAAAAATTTCTCCGGGTCATCCCGTTGATGTATTTATTGAAGAAAACAAGGCAATCCGCAAAGTAACAGGCGAAGCAAGGAAAGCCATAGAACGCGTGCGGAACATTTCCGACGATGCCTTGCATGAAAGTCTCATGGAAATTCAGGGCCTGTTTAATCAGCTGATGGATGTGGATAAGCATTACAAACGGAAAGAGTATCTGGTATTTCCATACCTTGAAAAGAAAGGCATAACGGGTCCGCCAAAAGTGATGTGGGGCAAGCATGATGAAATCAGAACCTTGCTCCGGGGTGCTATTGAATCGGTAAAGGCTTGTCCGCCCGACAGGGATGAATTGCTGGCTGTGGCCGACATGATGCTTTTGCCGGCGCTGAAAGCTGTTGAGGATATGATTGGGAAGGAAGAGGAAATTCTTTTCCCGATGGCACTGGATTCACTCACAGAAGCAGAATGGTATGAAGTACACCGGCAGACGCTGGATATCGGGTATTGCCTGTACGACCCGCAGGTGGAATGGATTCCATCTGTCAGTCAGGCCGCGCCTGATTCCGGTCAGACTCCGGGTGATGGCCTTGTACGCCTTCCTTCCGGAAGTTTTGCTGTGGAGGAATTACTGGCCATTTTGAATACGCTTCCGGTTGATGTTACTTTTGTAGACCGGAACGATAAGGTTAAGTATTTCTCGCAGGGTAGTCACCGTATCTTCACCAGAAACAGGGCAATACTTAACCGGGATGTGCGTTTGTGTCATCCTCCTGGAAGTGTGCACATTGTTGAAAAAATTCTGGATGATTTTAAATCAGGCAGGGAAAATTATGCTCCTTTCTGGATACAGATGAAGGGGCGGTTTATCCATATTGCGTACTATGCTTTGCGGGATGAACACAACCAGTACATCGGAACGCTCGAAGTTTCGCAGGATCTAACTGAATTGAGAAAACTCGAGGGTGAAAGACGCATCCTCGCATACGAAACAAAAAAATGA
- a CDS encoding DUF1858 domain-containing protein, translating to MNHKLIITPHTKVSELLEVYPELEKVLMELSPAFEKLKNPVLRRTIARFTTLKHAASIARLKVEDVINRLRKETAQDLIQDIEGDDEFNQEPVPAWYNESEIVDRADAAEILDRGEEPVFTVLPALKNLPPGKIYLLSAPFLPAPLIEKAVSLGCRTWVSRQENGTYRIYFSKAEAQS from the coding sequence ATGAACCACAAATTGATTATTACCCCTCATACCAAAGTTTCCGAACTGCTTGAAGTATATCCTGAGCTGGAAAAGGTTCTGATGGAGCTTTCCCCTGCCTTTGAGAAGCTGAAAAATCCTGTGCTCCGCCGCACTATTGCCCGGTTTACTACGCTGAAACATGCTGCCTCCATTGCCAGATTAAAAGTTGAGGATGTGATTAATCGTCTGAGAAAAGAAACGGCCCAGGATCTTATTCAGGACATCGAAGGAGATGATGAATTTAATCAGGAGCCTGTTCCTGCCTGGTATAACGAATCTGAAATAGTTGACAGGGCTGATGCTGCCGAAATTCTCGATAGGGGAGAAGAACCGGTCTTTACCGTTCTTCCGGCGCTGAAAAATTTACCTCCCGGGAAAATCTACCTGCTTTCTGCTCCTTTTCTTCCCGCTCCCCTGATAGAAAAAGCTGTTTCTCTGGGTTGCAGGACATGGGTCAGCAGGCAGGAAAACGGAACATACCGTATATATTTTTCAAAAGCTGAGGCACAGTCCTGA
- a CDS encoding sodium:solute symporter family protein, whose protein sequence is MESFKLAFVDYAIMLVYFAFVLGIGWALKRYMKSAKMFLEAGRALPAWVTGLAFISANLGALEVMGMAASGAKYGWMTVHFYWIGAIPAMIFLALFMMPFYYGSKARSVPEYLKLRFDEKTRGFNAFAFAIMTIFASGISMHALALLANRLLGWDYNLSLWISAAIVLAYTYLGGLSSAIYNEVLQFFLIVIGFFPLVFLGLKGIGGWEAMKAKLDILAQGAGFQEGAFMHTWKYTGSPNSNPMGVEWFGVVMGLGFVLSFGYWCTNFLVVQRAMAAGSMNDAQRTPLIGAFPKMLIPFLVIVPGLIALAYTTVSPDFLTDASGNKDYNLVIPNLMATYFPNGVLGLGITALLASFMSGMAGNVTAFNTVWTYDIYQSYIRPGQSDKHYLRVGQLTTVFGVLVSILTAYVARSFNNLMDFLQLVFAFVNAPLFATFLLGMFWRRTTGHAAFWGLIGGTLAAALHHGFTVPAGATSLVKGGWTGFVLHTYPNEMAQNFWTAIWAFSFCLVLTIIISLLTKPNKTDEELKGLVYSLTPRLTEKEYVWYKKPTVLALFVGIVALVLSIIYW, encoded by the coding sequence ATGGAAAGTTTCAAACTTGCATTTGTTGATTATGCCATCATGCTGGTTTATTTTGCCTTTGTGCTCGGGATTGGCTGGGCTTTAAAAAGGTATATGAAATCGGCCAAAATGTTTCTGGAAGCTGGCCGCGCCCTGCCCGCCTGGGTTACCGGGTTGGCTTTTATATCAGCCAATCTGGGCGCACTGGAGGTTATGGGGATGGCCGCTTCAGGGGCAAAATACGGTTGGATGACGGTGCATTTTTACTGGATTGGAGCCATTCCGGCCATGATTTTCCTTGCACTTTTCATGATGCCCTTTTACTATGGTTCAAAGGCTCGTTCGGTGCCCGAATACCTCAAACTGCGGTTTGATGAGAAAACAAGAGGCTTTAACGCATTTGCCTTTGCCATTATGACGATTTTTGCCTCGGGCATTTCGATGCATGCACTGGCATTACTGGCCAACAGGCTTCTGGGCTGGGACTACAACCTGAGTCTCTGGATTTCAGCCGCCATTGTACTGGCCTACACTTACCTGGGAGGCCTCAGTTCGGCCATTTACAATGAAGTGCTTCAGTTCTTCCTGATTGTCATCGGATTTTTCCCGCTGGTTTTCCTCGGATTAAAAGGCATAGGCGGCTGGGAGGCAATGAAAGCCAAGCTTGATATTCTGGCCCAGGGAGCAGGTTTTCAGGAAGGAGCCTTCATGCATACCTGGAAATACACCGGATCACCCAATTCCAATCCGATGGGGGTTGAATGGTTTGGAGTGGTTATGGGGCTTGGGTTTGTCCTGTCGTTTGGTTACTGGTGTACAAACTTTCTTGTGGTTCAGAGGGCCATGGCTGCGGGTTCCATGAATGATGCGCAGCGGACTCCTCTGATAGGAGCATTTCCCAAGATGCTCATTCCGTTCCTTGTCATCGTTCCGGGACTGATCGCTCTGGCCTACACGACTGTTTCTCCTGATTTTCTTACTGATGCCAGCGGCAACAAGGATTACAACCTGGTTATTCCCAACCTGATGGCAACTTATTTTCCCAACGGCGTCCTGGGTCTTGGCATTACAGCTCTTTTGGCGTCGTTTATGAGCGGCATGGCAGGAAATGTAACCGCTTTTAATACGGTATGGACCTACGATATTTACCAGTCCTACATCCGTCCAGGGCAGAGCGACAAACATTACCTGCGTGTTGGCCAGCTTACTACGGTTTTCGGCGTACTGGTCAGTATTCTTACAGCTTATGTTGCCAGGTCATTCAATAACCTTATGGACTTTCTCCAGCTTGTTTTTGCTTTTGTTAATGCTCCTCTTTTTGCCACCTTCCTGCTGGGAATGTTCTGGAGGCGAACCACGGGCCATGCCGCTTTCTGGGGACTTATCGGAGGAACGCTGGCAGCAGCCCTGCATCACGGATTTACCGTTCCGGCCGGAGCAACATCTCTTGTCAAAGGAGGATGGACGGGATTCGTTCTGCATACCTACCCCAATGAAATGGCCCAGAACTTCTGGACAGCCATATGGGCATTCAGCTTCTGTCTGGTGCTGACCATCATCATTTCACTGCTTACCAAACCCAACAAGACAGATGAAGAACTGAAAGGCCTGGTATATTCGCTTACTCCGCGACTAACAGAAAAAGAATACGTCTGGTATAAAAAACCCACCGTACTTGCTTTGTTCGTGGGTATTGTTGCATTGGTTCTGAGTATTATTTACTGGTAA
- a CDS encoding sodium/solute symporter (Members of the Solute:Sodium Symporter (SSS), TC 2.A.21 as described in tcdb.org, catalyze solute:Na+ symport. Known solutes for members of the family include sugars, amino acids, nucleosides, inositols, vitamins, urea or anions, depending on the system.) yields MHQLDWIVLGLFFLGLIGIIVWVLLQHEKDTVDYFLAGKNAGWLSIGSSIFASNIGSEHLVGLAGAGFLSGMAMAHWEMHAWIILILGWVFVPFYDRIKIFTMPEFLERRFSRGSRSVLSVISLVSYVLTKVAVTVYAGGVVFKTVFNIDKLWGIDFFWISAVGLVLITGLYTIFGGMRAVMYTSVLQTPVLLFGSIVILIVGLIKVGGWAEVERLVGPNLHLIRPSSDPEFPWTGVLLGSAIIGFWYWCTDQYIVQRVLSGRNQTQARRGAILAGYFKLLPVFIFLVPGMIAFALNQKGLLNVASSDSAFAAMVSQLLPNGVTGIVVCGLLAALMSSLASLFNSSAMLFVEDFYKKMVPDRPPKHYVTVGRLATAAVVILGIVWIPVMLGLGKVLYEYLQNVQGLLAPAIASVFLLGVFWKKMTPKAAFWGLLTGFTLGMFRLALNVIYGTKAALAVGAEKYVQKLTHFNASLKDQILSGVHDLSEKITSVLGQAGDQFRQLTDQAYAAIQNNNVTDASAYLSQAKAGMSELFVHKYGFLYQIAAVNWLHYTVLLFFFCLAFMVVLSFLTKPTPEEQLRYTYYAATPEEKAATRASWNAWDVIHTVIIVSIIVAFYIYFW; encoded by the coding sequence ATGCATCAGCTTGACTGGATTGTTCTTGGGCTTTTCTTTCTTGGCCTGATTGGCATTATTGTATGGGTTCTCCTGCAGCACGAAAAAGATACCGTGGATTATTTTCTGGCAGGGAAAAATGCCGGGTGGTTATCAATCGGTTCTTCCATCTTTGCCTCGAATATTGGTTCGGAGCATCTTGTGGGTCTTGCCGGAGCGGGTTTTCTCAGCGGAATGGCCATGGCACACTGGGAAATGCATGCCTGGATTATTCTTATCCTGGGCTGGGTATTTGTACCTTTCTACGACCGGATTAAAATCTTTACCATGCCGGAGTTTCTTGAACGGCGTTTTTCCAGAGGTTCTCGTTCTGTACTGTCTGTGATTTCCCTTGTGAGTTATGTGCTTACCAAAGTTGCCGTTACGGTTTATGCAGGAGGTGTGGTCTTTAAAACAGTGTTCAATATTGACAAATTATGGGGTATAGACTTTTTCTGGATCAGTGCGGTTGGGCTTGTTCTTATCACCGGATTGTACACAATATTCGGTGGAATGCGTGCCGTTATGTATACATCGGTTCTGCAGACACCGGTACTGCTTTTTGGCTCCATTGTCATCCTTATTGTCGGCCTGATTAAAGTGGGAGGATGGGCTGAAGTAGAACGACTTGTCGGGCCCAATCTTCATCTTATCCGTCCTTCTTCCGATCCGGAATTTCCGTGGACCGGAGTATTGCTGGGTTCAGCAATTATAGGGTTCTGGTACTGGTGCACCGATCAGTATATCGTTCAGCGTGTCCTTTCGGGCCGTAATCAAACCCAGGCGAGAAGAGGTGCCATCCTGGCCGGATATTTCAAACTTCTGCCGGTTTTTATTTTTCTTGTCCCGGGCATGATCGCTTTTGCGCTGAACCAGAAAGGTCTTCTGAACGTTGCCAGCAGTGACTCGGCTTTTGCCGCCATGGTATCACAACTTCTGCCCAATGGAGTTACCGGAATCGTAGTTTGCGGACTTCTTGCGGCACTTATGAGTTCACTTGCTTCCCTGTTCAACTCCTCCGCCATGCTTTTTGTGGAAGATTTTTACAAGAAAATGGTTCCTGACCGGCCACCAAAGCATTATGTAACGGTAGGACGTCTTGCTACGGCGGCGGTGGTGATTCTCGGCATTGTCTGGATTCCTGTTATGCTGGGCCTCGGGAAAGTGCTGTACGAATACCTGCAGAATGTTCAGGGGTTGCTTGCTCCCGCTATCGCTTCAGTCTTCCTTCTCGGGGTATTCTGGAAAAAGATGACACCCAAAGCCGCTTTCTGGGGACTCTTAACCGGCTTCACACTTGGTATGTTCCGACTGGCTCTGAATGTAATTTATGGAACCAAGGCCGCTCTTGCAGTAGGTGCCGAAAAATATGTGCAGAAACTGACCCATTTCAATGCCAGCCTTAAAGACCAGATCCTTTCAGGAGTGCATGATCTGAGTGAAAAAATAACTTCCGTGCTCGGGCAGGCGGGCGATCAGTTCAGGCAGCTTACCGACCAGGCCTATGCAGCAATCCAGAATAACAATGTTACCGACGCTTCTGCTTATCTGTCGCAGGCAAAAGCCGGAATGAGCGAATTGTTCGTGCATAAATACGGCTTTCTGTATCAGATAGCTGCTGTAAACTGGCTGCATTATACTGTGCTTTTGTTCTTTTTCTGCCTTGCTTTTATGGTGGTATTGAGCTTCCTTACGAAACCCACCCCCGAAGAACAACTCCGGTATACCTATTACGCCGCCACTCCGGAAGAGAAAGCTGCAACCAGGGCCAGCTGGAATGCATGGGATGTGATCCATACTGTTATTATCGTGAGCATTATTGTTGCTTTCTATATATACTTTTGGTAA
- a CDS encoding NUDIX hydrolase: MDNSGYYSEHHKFYVAVDCIIFGFDQDGLKLLLIKRNFEPMKGKWSLMGGFLQENESLDEAAARVLYQLTGLREVYLEQLYTYGEVERDPGERVISVSYYALIRTEDYNSDLGKQHGARWFLLDKKPPLIFDHDVMVDKALRRLRRKTRSQPIGFELLPEKFTIPMLQRLYEGIHGKKFDKRNFRKKIFQLNILKKLDEKEKSGSRKGAWLYKFDKKKYNKLEEAGMHFSI; the protein is encoded by the coding sequence ATGGACAATTCAGGGTACTATAGCGAGCACCATAAATTCTACGTTGCCGTTGATTGTATCATCTTCGGCTTTGATCAGGATGGGCTGAAGTTGCTTCTTATCAAGCGGAATTTTGAGCCCATGAAGGGAAAATGGTCGCTCATGGGAGGTTTTCTGCAGGAAAATGAAAGCCTTGATGAAGCCGCTGCAAGGGTTTTATATCAGCTTACAGGACTCAGGGAAGTGTACCTTGAACAATTATATACTTACGGTGAAGTGGAACGTGATCCGGGTGAGCGGGTTATTTCTGTTTCCTATTATGCTCTTATCCGTACAGAAGACTATAACAGTGATCTGGGGAAACAGCATGGTGCCCGATGGTTCCTGCTCGACAAAAAACCTCCGCTCATTTTCGACCACGATGTGATGGTTGATAAGGCACTGAGGCGACTGCGAAGAAAAACCAGGTCGCAACCCATTGGATTTGAGTTGCTTCCTGAGAAATTCACCATTCCGATGCTGCAGCGCCTTTACGAAGGTATCCATGGCAAAAAATTTGACAAAAGGAATTTCCGGAAGAAAATATTTCAGCTCAATATCCTCAAAAAACTGGACGAAAAAGAGAAGAGCGGCTCCCGGAAAGGAGCCTGGCTCTATAAATTTGACAAAAAAAAGTACAATAAACTGGAGGAGGCCGGAATGCATTTCAGTATTTAA
- a CDS encoding L-ribulose-5-phosphate 4-epimerase translates to MLELLKNEVLAANLEIQAKKLAILTWGNVSAIDRERGLVVIKPSGVNYGDLRPESLVVVDLDGRTVEGNLKPSSDTPTHLELYKAFPSIGAVVHTHSTWATVWAQAGLGIPPLGTTHADYFYGEIPCTRSMRRDEVEKDYEKNTGLVIVECFKGIDPQNIPAVLVRNHGPFVWGDTPARAVENALVLEEVARMAFHSRLLSKAGGIPDYLLDRHFLRKHGKNKYYGQ, encoded by the coding sequence ATGCTTGAATTGCTTAAGAATGAGGTTCTTGCCGCCAATCTCGAAATCCAGGCGAAAAAACTGGCTATTCTCACCTGGGGCAATGTGAGTGCCATTGACCGGGAACGCGGCCTGGTTGTGATTAAACCAAGCGGGGTCAATTACGGAGACCTGAGGCCTGAATCTTTGGTAGTCGTCGACCTGGATGGCAGGACAGTGGAAGGTAATCTGAAGCCAAGCTCCGACACACCGACGCATCTTGAGCTATATAAAGCCTTTCCGTCAATCGGGGCTGTGGTCCATACGCACTCAACCTGGGCGACTGTTTGGGCTCAGGCCGGCCTGGGTATTCCACCCCTGGGCACTACCCATGCCGATTACTTCTATGGAGAGATTCCCTGTACCCGCTCCATGCGCCGTGATGAGGTGGAAAAAGATTATGAAAAGAATACCGGCCTGGTTATTGTTGAGTGTTTTAAAGGAATAGATCCTCAAAATATCCCGGCAGTGCTGGTCCGGAACCATGGTCCGTTTGTTTGGGGAGATACACCGGCCAGGGCGGTTGAAAATGCCCTTGTGCTTGAAGAAGTGGCCCGGATGGCGTTCCATTCCCGCCTACTGTCAAAGGCAGGTGGGATTCCTGATTACCTGCTTGACCGGCATTTTCTGCGAAAGCACGGAAAAAACAAATATTACGGACAATAA
- a CDS encoding ribulokinase, translated as MDKKFVIGIDYGTDSVRTLIVDASTGAEVASSVFWYPRWKAGKYCNPAANQFRQHPLDYMEGLEITVKEALASAPAGTAERVVAISVDTTGSTPVAVNREGTPLSLLPEFSENPNAMFILWKDHTSVKEAAEINELAKKWGGTDYTRYEGGVYSSEWFWAKILHILRTDEKVRQAAFSWVEHCDWIPALLTGNTNPLTLKRSRCAAGHKAMWHEEWGGLPSEDFLVRLDPLLKGLRDRLYTETYTSDVPAGTLSAEWAARLGLPATVTVGVGAFDAHLGALGGEIKPYYLSKVMGTSTCDMLVAPMSEAGKKLVKGICGQVDGSIVPGMLGMEAGQSAFGDIYAWFRDVLAWPVKEILQKSKLVDNATKEKLEEEILDRIIPELSAAAEKIPPHETAMVALDWMNGRRTPDANQELKGAITGITLGSDAPRIFRALVEATAFGALRIVDRFREEGVRIDGVIALGGVAKKSPFVMQTVCDVLGMPILVARSEQACALGSAMAAAVAGGIYPSVEEAQKKMGSGFEYEYKPRKEYTEIYRKLYHKYLKLGHFIEYEF; from the coding sequence ATGGACAAAAAGTTTGTTATTGGAATTGATTACGGCACTGATTCGGTGCGTACACTGATAGTTGATGCCTCAACCGGCGCTGAAGTGGCTTCATCGGTTTTCTGGTATCCTCGATGGAAAGCAGGAAAATACTGTAATCCGGCTGCCAATCAGTTCCGGCAGCATCCGCTCGATTATATGGAAGGACTGGAAATAACCGTGAAGGAAGCGCTTGCCTCGGCGCCGGCAGGAACTGCGGAAAGGGTGGTCGCCATTTCCGTCGATACAACAGGTTCTACCCCTGTAGCCGTGAACAGGGAAGGAACGCCTCTTTCCCTCCTTCCCGAATTCAGCGAGAATCCCAATGCCATGTTTATATTGTGGAAAGACCATACCTCGGTGAAGGAAGCCGCCGAAATTAACGAACTGGCAAAAAAATGGGGCGGCACAGACTATACAAGGTATGAAGGCGGGGTGTATTCGTCGGAATGGTTCTGGGCCAAAATTCTTCATATCCTCAGAACAGACGAAAAGGTGAGGCAGGCAGCTTTTTCCTGGGTGGAACATTGCGACTGGATACCAGCCTTACTGACAGGAAACACCAATCCTCTTACGTTGAAACGAAGCCGCTGTGCTGCCGGGCATAAAGCCATGTGGCATGAAGAATGGGGAGGACTGCCTTCCGAGGACTTTCTGGTGCGCCTTGATCCGCTGCTAAAGGGCCTGCGTGACCGGCTGTACACTGAGACCTACACGTCTGACGTTCCGGCCGGTACACTATCGGCCGAATGGGCCGCCCGGCTTGGTTTGCCTGCAACGGTTACCGTAGGAGTGGGGGCCTTCGATGCCCACCTGGGCGCCCTGGGAGGAGAAATCAAGCCCTACTATCTCAGCAAAGTGATGGGTACCTCAACCTGCGATATGCTGGTTGCACCTATGAGCGAAGCAGGGAAGAAGCTGGTTAAGGGAATTTGCGGACAGGTGGACGGTTCTATTGTTCCGGGAATGCTGGGAATGGAAGCCGGACAATCGGCCTTCGGCGATATCTATGCCTGGTTCAGGGATGTTCTGGCATGGCCGGTGAAGGAAATATTGCAAAAGAGCAAACTGGTTGACAACGCAACAAAGGAAAAACTGGAAGAAGAAATTCTTGACCGCATCATTCCTGAACTTTCTGCCGCGGCGGAGAAGATACCACCCCATGAAACAGCCATGGTTGCCCTTGACTGGATGAATGGACGCCGTACCCCCGATGCCAATCAGGAATTAAAAGGTGCCATTACGGGAATTACTCTGGGTTCTGATGCCCCCCGGATTTTCAGGGCTCTTGTTGAGGCCACTGCTTTTGGGGCTTTGCGGATTGTTGACCGCTTCCGAGAAGAAGGCGTGCGGATTGACGGGGTGATTGCTCTGGGCGGTGTGGCTAAAAAATCGCCGTTTGTTATGCAAACCGTTTGTGATGTGCTCGGTATGCCCATTCTGGTGGCCCGCTCCGAACAGGCATGCGCCCTGGGTTCCGCCATGGCAGCCGCTGTGGCAGGAGGAATCTATCCTTCAGTTGAAGAAGCACAGAAAAAAATGGGAAGCGGATTTGAATACGAATACAAACCCAGAAAAGAATATACCGAAATTTACCGGAAACTTTATCATAAATACCTCAAACTGGGCCATTTCATTGAGTATGAATTCTGA